In one Corallococcus sp. EGB genomic region, the following are encoded:
- a CDS encoding PAS domain-containing protein: protein MSVPPSDAEQALRAEVERLRLRLRAAGLDDGADTVCARAPEAPARHDRDADARVKHEQLRLAQEAGGIGVFTLDIATNQMTVTPEFCRLYGVPVSETVPAPEIEALALEEDRRHVSNARTRAAGQVTSSVEYRIRKRDTGEVRWIHRRASLVYDAAGKPVQLIGITQDVTERHQADDALRTANERVQLALNAEAMIGTWVWDVPGNRVVADERFAHSFSLDAAQAREGLPIAQFVAAIHPEDRPGVEAAIARALQTGGAYRSEYRVRRSGGDYRWVEASGQCTLSTDGAPARFPGVLVDIDARKRAELRQAALLEMADRLREASSPDAAAQLAMEVVGRLLGVPRAGYGTVDAAHALVLMHPNWVASPDVARVEGVHRFHDYGVFLEDLLKGEVVTIPDVREDPRTARQADTLEQVGIRALFNIPLLEHGRFVAVLFLHDVRPRRWTEEEVELCRNVADRVWAALSRLKALSELKRANETLEENVTRRTRERDRVWNVSQDLLVVGSLSEGKFLSVNPAWTRMLGWTEEELLGRTSEWLERPEDYARTRAEVHRLEGGQPTLNFESSYRCKHGGYRRISWTAVPVPEDGVLYASGRDVTEQRQTEEQLRQAQKMEAVGKLTGGVAHDFNNLLQVVGGNLQLLQRDVAGNERGMQRVRSALGAVERGARLSGQLLAFSRRQPLEPRSLSLGRLLRGMDDLLRRALGEDVEVETVIGGGLWNTLADPHQLENVILNLAINARDAMKGSGKLTLELSNAALDDHYAQAHPEVLPGSYVLLAVSDTGGGMTQEVMERAFEPFFTTKPEGRGTGLGLSMVYGFVKQSGGHVKLYSELGHGTTVKVYLPRSFQPEAPVTEVAPGPVEGGRETILAVEDDAEVRATVVEMLTELGYRVLRAVDGQSALSILRSGVAVDLLFTDVVMPGPVRSPELARQAKALQPDIEVLFTSGYTENAIVHGGRLDPGVNLLSKPYRREDLARKVRALLDQRQQRLVAPKPPWPEVPRAVEPPATQESARRMHVLLVEDDEDIRASASELLGLLGHAVMPVASAEEARVALAAERFDVLFTDVTLPGMSGVDLAREVALRRPAMRIIIASGHGRAALEGDPQQWLGVVVLPKPYALPQVQQALAQVAATAR from the coding sequence ATGAGCGTGCCCCCTTCCGATGCCGAACAGGCCCTGAGGGCCGAGGTCGAACGTCTGCGGCTGCGCCTGCGCGCCGCGGGCCTGGATGACGGCGCCGACACGGTCTGCGCGCGGGCCCCGGAAGCCCCAGCGCGCCACGACAGGGATGCCGACGCGCGCGTGAAGCACGAGCAGCTGCGATTGGCCCAGGAGGCGGGCGGTATTGGCGTGTTCACGCTGGACATCGCCACCAACCAGATGACGGTGACGCCGGAGTTCTGCCGGCTGTACGGCGTGCCGGTCTCGGAGACCGTGCCCGCGCCGGAGATTGAAGCGCTCGCGCTGGAGGAGGACCGGCGGCACGTGTCCAACGCGCGCACGCGGGCCGCGGGGCAGGTCACGTCGTCGGTGGAGTACCGCATCCGCAAGCGGGACACCGGCGAGGTGCGGTGGATCCACCGGCGCGCGTCGCTCGTGTACGACGCGGCCGGAAAGCCCGTGCAGCTCATCGGCATCACCCAGGACGTCACCGAGCGCCACCAGGCCGACGACGCCCTGCGCACGGCGAACGAGCGCGTGCAGCTGGCGCTCAACGCCGAGGCGATGATTGGCACCTGGGTGTGGGACGTGCCGGGCAACCGCGTCGTCGCGGACGAGCGCTTCGCGCACTCCTTCTCGTTGGATGCGGCGCAGGCGCGCGAGGGGCTGCCCATTGCCCAGTTCGTGGCCGCCATCCACCCGGAGGACCGGCCCGGCGTGGAGGCCGCCATCGCCCGCGCGCTCCAGACGGGCGGTGCGTACCGCTCCGAGTACCGCGTGCGCCGCTCGGGGGGCGACTACCGGTGGGTGGAGGCCAGCGGGCAGTGCACGCTCTCCACGGATGGCGCGCCGGCGCGCTTTCCCGGCGTGCTGGTGGACATCGACGCGCGCAAGCGGGCGGAGCTGCGGCAGGCGGCGCTGCTGGAGATGGCGGACCGGCTGCGCGAGGCCTCGTCCCCGGACGCCGCCGCGCAGCTGGCCATGGAGGTGGTGGGACGGCTGCTGGGCGTGCCGCGCGCGGGCTACGGCACGGTGGACGCGGCGCATGCGCTGGTGCTGATGCACCCGAACTGGGTGGCCTCGCCGGACGTGGCGCGCGTGGAGGGCGTGCACCGCTTCCACGACTACGGCGTCTTCCTGGAGGACCTCCTGAAGGGCGAGGTGGTGACCATCCCGGACGTGCGGGAGGACCCGCGCACGGCGCGCCAGGCGGACACGCTGGAGCAGGTGGGCATCCGGGCGCTGTTCAACATCCCGCTGCTGGAGCACGGCCGGTTCGTGGCGGTGCTGTTCCTGCACGACGTGCGGCCGCGCCGCTGGACGGAGGAGGAGGTCGAGCTGTGCCGCAACGTGGCCGACCGCGTGTGGGCGGCGCTGTCCCGGCTCAAGGCGCTGTCGGAGCTGAAGCGGGCCAACGAGACGCTGGAGGAGAACGTGACGCGGCGCACGCGGGAGCGCGACCGCGTGTGGAACGTGTCCCAGGACCTGCTGGTGGTGGGGAGCCTGTCGGAGGGGAAGTTCCTCAGCGTCAACCCGGCCTGGACGCGCATGCTGGGGTGGACGGAGGAGGAACTGCTGGGCCGCACCTCGGAGTGGCTGGAGCGCCCGGAGGACTACGCGCGGACGCGCGCCGAGGTGCACCGCCTGGAGGGAGGGCAGCCCACGCTGAACTTCGAGAGCTCCTACCGGTGCAAGCACGGCGGCTACCGGCGCATCTCCTGGACGGCGGTGCCGGTGCCCGAGGACGGCGTGCTGTACGCCTCCGGGCGTGACGTCACCGAGCAGCGGCAGACGGAGGAGCAGCTCCGTCAGGCGCAGAAGATGGAGGCGGTGGGCAAGCTCACGGGCGGCGTGGCGCACGACTTCAACAACCTGCTCCAGGTGGTGGGCGGCAACCTGCAGCTGCTCCAGCGCGACGTGGCGGGCAACGAGCGGGGCATGCAGCGGGTGCGCTCGGCGCTGGGCGCGGTGGAGCGCGGGGCCCGGCTGTCGGGGCAATTGCTGGCGTTCTCGCGGCGGCAGCCGCTGGAGCCGCGCTCCTTGAGCCTGGGCCGGCTGTTGCGCGGCATGGACGACCTCTTGCGCCGCGCGCTGGGCGAGGACGTGGAGGTGGAGACGGTCATCGGCGGCGGGCTGTGGAACACGCTGGCGGATCCGCACCAGTTGGAGAACGTCATCCTCAACCTGGCCATCAACGCGCGCGACGCGATGAAGGGCAGCGGGAAGCTGACGCTGGAGTTGAGCAACGCGGCGCTGGACGACCACTACGCGCAGGCGCACCCGGAGGTGCTGCCGGGGTCGTACGTGCTGCTGGCGGTGTCGGACACGGGCGGGGGCATGACGCAGGAGGTGATGGAGCGCGCGTTCGAGCCGTTCTTCACCACGAAGCCGGAGGGCCGGGGCACGGGCCTGGGGCTGAGCATGGTGTACGGCTTCGTGAAGCAGTCCGGCGGGCACGTGAAGCTCTACAGCGAGCTGGGGCACGGCACGACGGTGAAGGTGTACCTGCCGCGCTCCTTCCAGCCGGAGGCGCCGGTGACGGAGGTGGCGCCGGGGCCGGTGGAGGGCGGGCGGGAGACCATCCTCGCGGTGGAGGACGACGCGGAGGTCCGCGCGACGGTGGTGGAGATGCTGACGGAGCTGGGCTACCGGGTCCTGCGCGCGGTGGACGGGCAGAGCGCGCTGTCCATCCTGCGCAGCGGCGTGGCGGTGGACCTGCTCTTCACGGACGTGGTGATGCCGGGGCCGGTGCGCAGCCCGGAGCTGGCGCGGCAGGCGAAGGCGCTCCAGCCGGACATCGAGGTGCTCTTCACGTCCGGCTACACGGAGAACGCCATCGTGCACGGCGGCCGGCTGGACCCGGGGGTGAACCTGCTGTCCAAGCCGTACCGGCGCGAGGACCTGGCGCGCAAGGTGCGCGCGCTGTTGGATCAGCGGCAGCAGCGTCTGGTGGCGCCGAAGCCCCCCTGGCCGGAGGTGCCGCGCGCCGTGGAGCCGCCGGCGACGCAGGAGTCCGCGAGGCGGATGCACGTGCTGCTGGTGGAGGACGACGAGGACATCCGCGCGTCCGCCAGCGAGCTGTTGGGGTTGCTGGGCCACGCGGTGATGCCGGTGGCGAGCGCGGAGGAGGCCCGGGTGGCGCTGGCGGCGGAGCGCTTCGACGTGCTCTTCACGGACGTGACGCTGCCGGGCATGTCGGGCGTGGACCTGGCGCGCGAGGTGGCGCTGCGCAGGCCCGCCATGCGCATCATCATCGCGTCCGGCCACGGCCGCGCCGCGCTGGAGGGGGACCCGCAGCAGTGGCTGGGCGTGGTGGTGCTGCCCAAGCCCTACGCGCTGCCGCAGGTCCAACAGGCCCTGGCGCAGGTGGCCGCGACGGCCCGCTGA
- a CDS encoding M20/M25/M40 family metallo-hydrolase yields MSTSTFVLPLSLALQLFTSASSSPQNTATAPSQEPAPKSPATSSVKSAPPAPAKLSAAQQATAAKLVGPALAEGHAYARLAELTDGVGPRLSGSESAEAAVQWALRSFQADGVKAWKEPVKVPRWVRGEEHGELLASERTRGLPLALLALGGSAPTPPEGITAEVVEVSSLEELAALGDKVKGRIVFFNHTMSEAADYGRFAGLRGRGPAAAAKQGAVAALVRSLATASLRSPHTGATRFDEGGPRVPAAAVSVEDALTLHRMLQGGPVQVRLVLGCSELPDADSSNVVAEVRGREKPDEVVLLGAHLDSWDVGTGAHDDGAGVVMVMEAARLIAKLPQAPRRTVRVVLFMNEENGLRGGRAYAEAHAKELPRHVAAIEMDAGGGRPLGVSVHSGPGGEALLRPWLPPLEGLGAAEFLVGHATGADLSPMEPAHVPFVGVRVDSSRYFDVHHSMADTLDKVDPQDLSRSTAAVTWMAYALAEAPGVLARPTAPESDTPPPPKK; encoded by the coding sequence GTGTCCACGTCCACCTTCGTCCTGCCCCTCTCGCTGGCGTTGCAGCTCTTCACCTCGGCATCGTCCTCTCCGCAGAACACCGCCACCGCGCCTTCGCAGGAGCCCGCGCCGAAGTCCCCGGCCACGTCCTCGGTGAAGTCCGCGCCTCCGGCCCCGGCGAAGCTGAGCGCCGCGCAGCAGGCCACGGCGGCGAAGCTGGTGGGGCCCGCGCTCGCGGAGGGCCATGCGTACGCGCGGCTGGCGGAGCTGACGGACGGCGTGGGGCCGCGCCTGTCGGGCTCCGAGTCCGCGGAGGCCGCGGTGCAGTGGGCGCTGCGGAGCTTCCAGGCGGATGGGGTGAAGGCGTGGAAGGAGCCGGTGAAGGTGCCCCGCTGGGTGCGCGGCGAGGAGCACGGAGAGCTCCTCGCCTCGGAACGCACGCGCGGCCTGCCGCTGGCGCTGCTGGCCCTGGGCGGCAGCGCGCCCACGCCGCCGGAGGGCATCACCGCGGAGGTGGTGGAGGTCAGCTCGCTGGAGGAGCTGGCGGCGCTCGGGGACAAGGTGAAGGGCCGCATCGTGTTCTTCAACCACACCATGTCGGAGGCGGCGGACTACGGCCGCTTCGCGGGGCTGCGCGGACGGGGGCCCGCGGCGGCGGCGAAGCAGGGCGCGGTGGCCGCGCTGGTGCGCTCGCTGGCCACGGCGTCGCTGCGCTCACCGCACACCGGCGCCACGCGCTTCGACGAGGGCGGCCCGCGCGTGCCCGCGGCGGCGGTGTCGGTGGAGGACGCGCTCACGCTGCACCGGATGCTCCAGGGCGGGCCGGTGCAGGTGCGGCTGGTGCTGGGGTGCTCGGAGCTGCCGGACGCGGACTCGTCCAACGTGGTGGCGGAGGTGCGCGGCCGTGAGAAGCCGGACGAGGTGGTGCTCCTGGGCGCGCACCTGGACTCGTGGGACGTGGGCACGGGCGCGCACGACGACGGCGCGGGCGTGGTGATGGTGATGGAGGCCGCGCGGCTCATCGCGAAGCTGCCCCAGGCGCCCCGGCGCACGGTGCGCGTGGTGCTGTTCATGAACGAAGAGAACGGCCTGCGCGGAGGCCGCGCGTACGCGGAGGCGCACGCGAAGGAGCTGCCCAGGCACGTGGCCGCCATCGAGATGGACGCGGGCGGCGGGCGCCCCCTGGGCGTGAGCGTGCACTCCGGGCCGGGCGGTGAGGCGCTCCTGCGGCCGTGGCTCCCGCCCCTGGAGGGGCTGGGCGCGGCGGAGTTCCTGGTGGGGCACGCGACGGGCGCGGACCTGAGCCCCATGGAGCCCGCGCACGTTCCGTTCGTGGGCGTGCGGGTGGACAGCAGCCGCTACTTCGACGTGCACCACTCCATGGCGGACACGCTGGACAAGGTGGACCCCCAGGACCTGTCGCGCAGCACCGCCGCGGTGACGTGGATGGCGTACGCGCTGGCGGAGGCGCCCGGCGTGCTCGCGCGCCCCACCGCGCCGGAGTCGGACACGCCTCCGCCGCCGAAGAAGTAG
- a CDS encoding MDR family MFS transporter, whose translation MADTADTAPDSRAAPASERFSRSQKAFTMAGALLGLLLAALDQTIVATAGPTIQADLHIAPEHYPWLTTAYLVASTMMVPVWGKLSDLLGRRAVLVAGIVVFLTGSFLCGAARSTLVLILCRAVQGLGSAALFTGALAVVADLFPPRDRGKYQGLFGAVFGLSSVVGPLAGGFITDSLGWHWVFFINLPVGAVALALIFLRMPALKPEGVHGGRLDVPGAAALAMGVVPLLLALSLGHGASAPRAGGFAWGSAPILGLFALSAVGLGLFVWRERRAKEPLLDPSLFRLRAFSAGNAAVFVIGAVFLASVTFLPLFMVNVVGLSATHSGLTLTPLTLGVVTGNVLSGQLVSRLGRYKALMVGALLFLMGGFAVMGFTLTPDSSQAEVTVKMVLVGLGLGPSIPLYTVAVQNAVPPQRIGVATSATTFFRQLGMTVGVACLGTVFAGTLGRELRTRTQQATSGLPPGVQQELHASAPGGLGGEGAPQGQKFRPEQVKAKLRDGFAEERRQALREGPEARARVDADEARALSTVDRVERAHKEAFTLATMAVYRVAIFVALAALLVTLLLPELPLRSKGGPRKAPAKA comes from the coding sequence ATGGCCGACACCGCCGACACCGCCCCGGACTCCCGCGCCGCCCCGGCGTCCGAGCGGTTCAGCCGTTCGCAGAAGGCCTTCACGATGGCGGGGGCGCTGCTGGGGCTGCTGCTGGCGGCGCTGGACCAGACCATCGTGGCCACGGCGGGGCCCACCATCCAGGCGGACCTCCACATCGCGCCGGAGCACTACCCGTGGCTCACCACCGCGTACCTGGTGGCCTCCACGATGATGGTGCCCGTGTGGGGCAAGCTGTCGGACCTGCTGGGCCGCCGCGCGGTGCTGGTGGCGGGCATCGTGGTGTTCCTCACCGGCAGCTTCCTGTGCGGCGCCGCCCGCTCCACGCTCGTGCTCATCCTCTGCCGCGCGGTGCAGGGGCTGGGCAGCGCGGCGCTCTTCACCGGTGCGCTGGCGGTGGTGGCGGACCTGTTCCCGCCTCGCGACCGCGGCAAGTACCAGGGCCTGTTCGGCGCGGTGTTCGGGCTGTCCAGCGTCGTCGGGCCGCTGGCCGGGGGCTTCATCACCGACTCGCTGGGCTGGCACTGGGTGTTCTTCATCAACCTGCCGGTGGGCGCGGTGGCGCTCGCGCTCATCTTCCTGCGCATGCCGGCGCTCAAGCCGGAGGGCGTGCACGGCGGGAGGCTGGACGTGCCGGGCGCGGCGGCGCTGGCGATGGGCGTGGTGCCGCTCCTGCTCGCGCTCAGCCTGGGCCATGGCGCGTCCGCGCCGCGGGCGGGCGGGTTCGCGTGGGGCTCCGCGCCCATCCTGGGATTGTTCGCGCTGTCGGCGGTGGGGCTGGGGCTCTTCGTGTGGCGGGAGCGCCGCGCGAAGGAGCCGCTCCTGGACCCGTCGCTGTTCCGCCTGCGCGCGTTCTCCGCGGGCAACGCGGCGGTGTTCGTCATCGGCGCGGTGTTCCTGGCGTCCGTCACCTTCCTGCCGCTGTTCATGGTGAACGTGGTGGGGCTGTCCGCGACGCACTCCGGGCTGACGCTCACGCCGCTGACCTTGGGCGTGGTGACGGGCAACGTGCTGTCCGGGCAGCTGGTGTCGCGTCTGGGCCGCTACAAGGCGCTGATGGTGGGGGCGCTCCTGTTCCTCATGGGCGGCTTCGCGGTGATGGGCTTCACGCTGACGCCCGACTCCAGCCAGGCCGAGGTCACCGTGAAGATGGTGCTGGTGGGCCTGGGGCTGGGCCCGTCCATCCCGCTCTACACCGTGGCCGTGCAGAACGCCGTGCCGCCCCAGCGCATCGGCGTGGCCACGTCCGCGACCACGTTCTTCCGGCAGCTGGGCATGACGGTGGGCGTGGCCTGCCTGGGCACCGTGTTCGCGGGCACGCTGGGCCGGGAGCTGCGCACGCGCACGCAGCAGGCCACGAGCGGGCTGCCTCCCGGCGTCCAGCAGGAGCTGCATGCGTCCGCGCCGGGAGGCCTGGGCGGCGAGGGCGCGCCGCAAGGGCAGAAGTTCCGGCCGGAGCAGGTGAAGGCGAAGCTGCGCGACGGCTTCGCGGAGGAGCGGCGTCAGGCCCTGCGGGAGGGACCCGAGGCCCGCGCGCGCGTGGACGCGGACGAGGCCCGCGCGCTGTCCACCGTGGACCGCGTGGAGCGCGCGCACAAGGAGGCCTTCACCCTCGCGACGATGGCGGTGTACCGCGTCGCCATCTTCGTCGCGCTGGCGGCCCTGCTCGTCACGCTGCTGCTGCCGGAGCTGCCGCTGCGCAGCAAGGGCGGGCCGCGCAAGGCCCCGGCGAAGGCGTAG
- a CDS encoding lysyl oxidase family protein, whose protein sequence is MRILGALACAGMVFLAAGCKDDPKPRPDAGVPDAGVPDGGSRDDGGTPSPTLSETPRWEVKGDGLVAKECFGRGVALGDVNGDGHKDLLVISPPCTSGPTNPGRVMVYPGQASYFSKTPVTSTLSWVHPSPRTSGYQMVVATGDVDGDAYADVLVKSYYGVSVYRGGPDLSQVFAQPVFRVPDSTTLRFSGARLLDLDGDGLDDLVVTTFTGSTTLYRATPGGKEGPFTNVRVLSGYAQPAGDTDGDGAQDLLITLFDAENSQGLFLGCKADSARVCDGPLTSQPVWRGTAESMKGIPDLNGDGRPEVLASLRGSVRLHLSDASVQGYSATPVWTLMDDPAFPSVAAQGLRVGSMTKGGTGHDFVLTALGRVYLFRPTQDVSGPLSPVWSWPRANRLLPQTMLGFSLPSVAAPGDLDGDGYDDLVVGLSQETDGTRAPGRVVVYGGGPVPDVSEPPPALAPTKTCNLQVDPVNGKPDLTVDRDVLARTLYLERRSFAQDSCEVREGCVPAGGERRLLRFTTSIMNMGTGPLVVPSPEERPELYVYDECHQHHHLTNFAGYDLKDAAGHVTAVGRKQGFYMVDFTQYCADGQPYSWYDPGQGISPGWSDVYTADLPCQWLDVTDTPDGDYTVRVGVDENHIIDEADALPNEATVKVRLTGDTVTVLP, encoded by the coding sequence ATGCGGATCCTCGGAGCGCTGGCCTGCGCCGGAATGGTGTTCCTGGCGGCGGGCTGCAAGGACGACCCGAAGCCCCGGCCCGACGCGGGAGTCCCGGACGCGGGAGTCCCGGACGGGGGCTCGCGGGATGATGGCGGCACCCCCAGTCCCACCCTCTCGGAGACGCCGCGCTGGGAGGTGAAAGGGGATGGCCTCGTCGCGAAGGAGTGCTTCGGCCGGGGCGTGGCGCTGGGCGACGTGAACGGCGACGGCCACAAGGACCTGCTGGTGATTTCGCCGCCGTGCACGAGCGGCCCCACGAACCCCGGCCGCGTGATGGTGTACCCGGGGCAGGCGTCCTACTTCTCCAAGACGCCCGTCACCTCCACGCTGTCGTGGGTGCATCCCAGCCCGCGCACGTCGGGCTACCAGATGGTGGTGGCCACGGGCGACGTCGACGGGGACGCGTACGCGGACGTGCTGGTGAAGAGCTACTACGGCGTCAGCGTGTACAGGGGCGGACCGGACCTGTCCCAGGTGTTCGCGCAGCCGGTGTTCCGCGTGCCGGACTCCACCACCCTGCGCTTCAGCGGCGCGCGGCTGCTGGACCTGGATGGGGACGGGCTGGATGACCTCGTCGTCACCACCTTCACCGGCAGCACGACCCTCTATCGCGCGACCCCCGGCGGGAAGGAGGGGCCCTTCACCAACGTCCGCGTGCTGTCCGGCTATGCGCAGCCCGCGGGGGACACGGACGGAGATGGCGCCCAGGACCTGCTCATCACGCTGTTCGACGCGGAGAACAGCCAGGGCCTCTTCCTGGGCTGCAAGGCGGACAGCGCGCGCGTCTGTGATGGACCGCTCACCTCGCAGCCGGTGTGGAGGGGCACGGCGGAGAGCATGAAGGGGATTCCGGACCTGAACGGGGATGGCCGTCCGGAGGTGCTCGCGTCGCTCCGGGGCAGCGTGCGCCTGCACCTGTCCGATGCCTCCGTCCAGGGCTACTCCGCCACGCCCGTGTGGACGTTGATGGACGACCCGGCCTTCCCCAGCGTGGCCGCGCAGGGCCTTCGAGTGGGCTCCATGACGAAGGGCGGGACGGGGCACGACTTCGTCCTCACCGCGCTGGGCCGCGTGTACCTCTTCCGCCCCACGCAGGACGTGTCCGGTCCACTGTCGCCGGTGTGGTCGTGGCCGCGCGCCAACCGGCTGCTGCCCCAGACGATGCTGGGCTTCAGCCTCCCCAGCGTGGCGGCTCCCGGGGACCTGGACGGGGACGGATACGACGACCTGGTGGTGGGACTGTCGCAGGAGACGGACGGCACGCGCGCGCCCGGCCGGGTGGTGGTGTACGGCGGAGGCCCGGTGCCGGACGTGAGCGAGCCTCCGCCCGCGCTGGCCCCCACGAAGACGTGCAACCTCCAGGTGGATCCGGTCAACGGCAAGCCGGACCTCACGGTGGACCGGGACGTCCTCGCCCGCACGCTCTACCTGGAGCGGCGCTCCTTCGCGCAGGACTCCTGCGAGGTGCGCGAGGGCTGCGTGCCCGCGGGCGGCGAGCGGCGCCTGCTGCGCTTCACCACCTCCATCATGAACATGGGCACGGGCCCGCTGGTGGTGCCTTCACCGGAGGAGCGGCCGGAGCTCTACGTCTACGACGAGTGCCACCAACACCACCACCTGACGAACTTCGCCGGCTACGACCTCAAGGACGCGGCGGGCCACGTCACGGCCGTGGGGCGCAAGCAGGGCTTCTACATGGTGGACTTCACCCAGTACTGCGCGGACGGGCAACCGTACAGCTGGTACGACCCGGGGCAGGGCATCTCACCGGGCTGGTCGGATGTCTACACCGCGGACCTGCCCTGCCAGTGGCTGGACGTCACGGACACCCCGGACGGCGACTACACCGTGCGGGTGGGCGTGGATGAGAACCACATCATCGACGAGGCCGACGCGCTGCCCAACGAGGCCACCGTCAAGGTGCGCCTGACCGGCGACACGGTGACCGTGCTGCCCTGA
- a CDS encoding ABC transporter permease yields MNFRVDVWEGARIALTSLRSNRLRTVLTTVGIGVGVCTLLAIVGIIQGLNSSFAEQLNKIGSNTLQISKFPWVMNGDWWAYRNRKALSLNLVEPLRAASEHVVAVAPMMFVNAEVSFQNRKLASVQTMGTSPDYAMTSSVEMGQGRFLTQADVDNRSAVVVIGAEVGKVLFPGINPVGHRILVDRRPYRVAGVIVERGTVLGQNVDLVVMLPYPAFQGHFGTQRDVNFVLAVDQQENVPRVQDRLTETLRRERNTKPGAPDDFAINRPDQLANMYAQLTGALYGAATGVGLITLLVGGIGIMNIMLVSVRERTREIGVRRALGARKHTIILQFLMEAASVSAVGGAMGTAVGMSLAWLVNYLTPLAAAVRPMTVVLGVGFSAVVGLLFGIWPAARAANLDPVEALRHD; encoded by the coding sequence GTGAACTTCCGGGTCGACGTGTGGGAGGGCGCGCGCATCGCGCTGACCTCGCTGCGCTCCAACCGGCTGCGGACGGTGCTCACCACGGTGGGCATCGGCGTGGGCGTGTGCACCCTGCTGGCCATCGTCGGCATCATCCAGGGGCTGAACAGCTCGTTCGCGGAGCAGCTCAACAAGATTGGCTCCAACACGCTGCAGATCTCCAAGTTCCCCTGGGTGATGAACGGGGACTGGTGGGCGTACCGCAACCGCAAGGCGCTCTCGCTGAACCTGGTGGAGCCCCTGCGCGCCGCCTCCGAGCACGTGGTCGCGGTGGCCCCCATGATGTTCGTCAACGCGGAGGTGTCCTTCCAGAACCGGAAGCTCGCCTCCGTGCAGACCATGGGCACCAGCCCTGACTACGCCATGACCTCCTCCGTGGAGATGGGCCAGGGCCGCTTCCTCACGCAGGCGGACGTGGACAACCGCTCCGCCGTGGTGGTGATTGGCGCGGAGGTGGGCAAGGTGCTCTTCCCGGGCATCAACCCCGTGGGCCACCGCATCCTCGTGGACCGCCGCCCCTACCGCGTCGCGGGCGTCATCGTGGAGCGCGGCACGGTGCTGGGGCAGAACGTGGACCTGGTGGTGATGCTGCCGTACCCCGCGTTCCAGGGGCACTTCGGCACCCAGCGCGACGTGAACTTCGTCCTCGCGGTGGACCAGCAGGAGAACGTCCCCCGCGTGCAGGACCGGCTCACGGAGACGCTGCGCCGCGAGCGCAACACCAAGCCCGGCGCGCCGGACGACTTCGCCATCAACCGGCCGGATCAGCTGGCCAACATGTACGCGCAGCTCACCGGCGCGCTCTACGGCGCGGCCACCGGCGTGGGCCTCATCACCCTGCTGGTGGGCGGCATCGGCATCATGAACATCATGCTGGTGTCCGTGCGCGAACGGACGCGGGAGATCGGCGTGCGGCGGGCGCTGGGCGCTCGCAAGCACACCATCATCCTCCAGTTCCTCATGGAGGCGGCCAGCGTGTCCGCGGTGGGCGGCGCCATGGGCACCGCGGTGGGCATGAGCCTCGCGTGGCTGGTGAACTACCTCACGCCCCTGGCGGCGGCGGTGCGGCCCATGACGGTGGTGCTGGGCGTGGGCTTCTCCGCGGTGGTGGGCCTCTTGTTCGGCATCTGGCCCGCGGCGCGCGCCGCGAACCTGGACCCGGTGGAGGCGCTCCGCCACGACTAG